Genomic segment of Primulina tabacum isolate GXHZ01 chromosome 11, ASM2559414v2, whole genome shotgun sequence:
ACTTATACTCTGATTTTTGTATAGTGATGCCACAATTGTTGCAATGTCTAAAGTGAAGGTGTTGAGCATATTAATTTGTTTGAACTGGTTCCCGTATATTGATACGAGATGCATTCGGCTCGCAAGGCTTTTTACAATGATTTTATGTTCTTTTGTTAGGTGAGGACATGCTGAAGAAGGCTGTTGGGAGAAACAGCACATTGTTATTTAGTATCCTTTTACCACTACCTAATTCTTTCTCAGTTTCAGTTCGAATAAATTATATACATCATCTGGGGCTTGTAAAAGTTGCGATCCTGATTCTTTATACAGATAAACACCATGCTTGGGTTAATGCCGAAGTTTTATTGGAGAAATGTCTCGTGGGCATTTTAGACGAGAGCAAGTAGAGATACAATATTCTTTCTATAGTTCCAGAAGAAGCAATGGAGATTGCAAGAGATCAGTTATTTCCATTTGTCATCGTCTGGAAGATAGATGCAAGCATTCAAGAATGTAGCATGTGTTGTCATGGAGACGTGTTATTTCGATGTATATCGTCACGGTGGAACATTCAATGACTTGTGCTTCTAACAATAGTGACCAAAGGTTAATTTGTTTTTACTACATTGTTCATCTACTTCTCTTACATTTTTGGTCGTATATAAATGTTTGTCTGGGCTCAACGAGATTTAACTAATGAAGGTACTTGGTGAAGCATTAAAATGCCCAATTAAATTTTAGTATTTCATGCGAGGCATGGAATACTCTTCGTCCCATTTTAATGTTGCCATGGCAGATACACTAAGCAAGAAGAAGTGTACAATGAGGTGGAAAGATGTAAAACATATCATGACTTAAACATGGGGCATCTTTTTTATACGATAGCCAAGCCCAATGACCTAAGAGGGAATCCAAAATCAAGGTTTAACAGCACAAAACGGTTCAGAAGAATCATCCCCATTCTCATATAGAATTATAACGAAAAATAACTGCGACTTTTGCATCCACTGTGGATATGTTACAATTTGAATACGCATATATCCAAGATTCTGCCATTATCACCTGACTGCTTCCGGCGCAGAATTGCAGTAAGGTGTATGCAAACATACTAATTTTGTGCATGTTAGACACAAACTTCCAAAGAATATACCGATAACACCACCAAAAAAGCTCTTCCGTCTATCCAACTTAACCGCTCTCTTAACAACGATCCAAAAACAGGGGAAAAGTGCGCCACACGCGAATATCATACCATGATCTAGACCCCTATAGTCGATTCCAGCAAGTATTGCTACTATAGCCGATAATGGCCCTACGAATCCGATAAGTGCAGCTGATAAAAGGGATCCATGCCAACTGTCAGTTGCACCAAATATGCAACTAGCGACTGCTGCACCACGAGGAAATCCATGGAGGGACACAGGAAGAACCATGTGCCTTCCGAGCCCATATGCTTTGGGTGCAGCCACTCCCAATGCCAACCCCTCAGAAAGAGCATGGAGGGCTATTGCCAAACAAGACACAAATGATTGAAGTGTGGGCGCACTAATCGAAAATCCAGTTATATCAGTGATCGTATTTGCTGATGTCTTTTTGCGACTTCCAAGCTTCATAGCACTAGATATGACCATGTGGGCAAATATCGATCCTGCTGTGAGAAGAAACAAGAGTGGAAGAAGGCCCATTTTTGAAGATAGGAGTAGTTGAAGTGGTCGCCAAGCACCAAGGACAAAGGCGATGCCAGAGGCCACACCAGTGAGGACAGCATGCTGAAGGTGGAAAGCAAGAGCAAATGCAACAAGAGCAATGCCACCAAGCAATGGACCCAGACCAAAAAGTAACGAAACTAAGAGACCAGAAGCATCCTCTGGGCTGCAAAGTAAAGATTTGGTTACAAAGGCGGATTTCATAAACCAGTTTTTGCGCTGTGAACTGTAACTGTCATATTACAAGTGTTTACACAGGAAAATGTAGAAAACAGATTTAAATTTAATGATTGCCAATGAAAGGTAAAGTCACTCTAATAGGCTTCTACGGTAAAAAAAATAGTGTATTTCTTAGCCCCCTcccaataataataaaaaaactcacacacacacatggaGAGAGAGAAAGATTACTTGTAATTGTGGCTGAAATTATCAAACACAACACTTAGAGCTTCCATAAAAGCTACGGAAAGTGTAGCAGCTGATGCAACTTGAGATGGGGAAGTTTCCTGCAATCCGAAAAGATAAGAAAATCATCAATCACAGTCCAAATAcaaacaaaatcaaaatttatttccCTAGCGGTTGAATTTGATCATTTGACAAGAAGTATGTTGGCATCAACATACAGCTTTTTCTTTCTCTCtccctcttttttctttttcttttttccccaGATAAGAcaaattttctttatttgacaCGTGGGCTTTTTCAGGCATTATTCAATCTGAGGCAGCAGATAATTTATTTGATAAACAATAAGAGTACCCGAGAATATCCAGACACAAAGCATGTCTTGCCAAAATAACTCTTTGGAAATCCTATACTCTTTACCATCACTAGTCTTATTGGTCGGCCATATAACGCATGTCCATGGGTAAAACCCAAGCTCTTACCTATTACCAACATTATATTGTTCTACAAATACTATGACTCTAAATACAAGAGTTGAAATATCTTCCCCTCGTGCATACATTGACAAACTATTaaactatttgtatattcacaATCGTCATCTCATATCCATTATATCAACTTCAAAACTATATAAACTGTTAAACCAGAAAGTACAATTCACTTGCGCAGAATATCTAGAGCATTATACA
This window contains:
- the LOC142517778 gene encoding putative zinc transporter At3g08650, with protein sequence MSLGVKPILSLFLFVAILSYSVIAENEKGTSETLVTAPRRNAGVGVIDGSGAEHIFNVDSTGRERGERWQGGNKVSVSTVTFLTLAMAAATGLGAVPFFFVELDSQWAGICNGMAAGVMLAASFDLIQEGQDHGSGSWVVIGILAGGIFIWLCKKFLEQYGEVSMLDIKGAEATKIILVVGIMTLHSFGEGSGVGVSFAGSKGLYQGILVTMAIAVHNIPEGLAVSMVLASRGVSPQNAMLWSVITSLPQPLVAVPSFICADAFNKFLPFATGFAAGCMIWMVITEILPEGFKETSPSQVASAATLSVAFMEALSVVFDNFSHNYNPEDASGLLVSLLFGLGPLLGGIALVAFALAFHLQHAVLTGVASGIAFVLGAWRPLQLLLSSKMGLLPLLFLLTAGSIFAHMVISSAMKLGSRKKTSANTITDITGFSISAPTLQSFVSCLAIALHALSEGLALGVAAPKAYGLGRHMVLPVSLHGFPRGAAVASCIFGATDSWHGSLLSAALIGFVGPLSAIVAILAGIDYRGLDHGMIFACGALFPCFWIVVKRAVKLDRRKSFFGGVIGIFFGSLCLTCTKLVCLHTPYCNSAPEAVR